Proteins from a genomic interval of Macrobrachium nipponense isolate FS-2020 chromosome 28, ASM1510439v2, whole genome shotgun sequence:
- the LOC135201810 gene encoding BTB/POZ domain-containing protein 6-B-like isoform X2, producing the protein MTNEVKKHGKNTKAGGLAWQNVLANPSQRLGALHKNSRLADLTVCFPGHDLPSIKAHRLVLAMSSPVFEAMLFGPLAEGPELYLHEDPPEAFEWLLEYIYKGQTQLPGVRQAVQIYQLASKYQMEPLIKLCSDHLRASLTASNLPEMYDTAVLLEDNQLLERCTEVVNRSPRSVLTSSSFGRLSRSALSHLLQNPLHISSEVILFDALVTWGKCQPNSSSLREEIKDFLSKVRFLVMTTDEFVEHVMPTGVLTLEEMSDILMNIKLLTNIPLPSLCSSIREKRKLFVESLMRTLTLTTHHRFPKQKRGGSGSRQSILVHSSHEQILLMNFKTNVNIQLGRLTCKVLNPTSGGCLVAVKNADGEVIDSATSDGRKYEVHFDTPITIEANIPHSVTVCMEGHWPRGELGEFKADDDDVEVEGNIAYTEGRSGTVLLHYWSFN; encoded by the exons ATGACCAATGAAGTAAAGAAGCATGGCAAGAATACCAAAGCCGGGGGGCTGGCTTGGCAGAACGTCCTGGCCAACCCCAGCCAGCGTCTGGGAGCCCTGCACAAGAACTCCAGATTAGCTGACCTCACCGTCTGTTTTCCTGGCCATGATTTGCCTTCCATTAAG GCCCACCGGCTCGTCTTGGCCATGAGCTCGCCCGTCTTCGAGGCGATGCTTTTTGGCCCCCTAGCTGAAGGACCAGAGCTGTACCTTCACGAAGATCCCCCGGAGGCGTTCGAGTGGCTCCTTGAGTACATTTACAAGGGGCAAACTCAGCTCCCTGGCGTCAGGCAGGCGGTGCAGATATACCAGCTGGCTAGCAAGTACCAGATGGAACCTCTGATCAAGCTGTGCTCTGAC CACCTGCGAGCTTCGCTGACAGCCTCCAACCTCCCCGAAATGTACGACACAGCTGTTTTGCTCGAGGACAACCAGCTTCTCGAACGATGCACAGAG GTGGTCAACCGTTCCCCGAGATCGGTGCTGACCTCTTCAAGCTTCGGTCGTCTGAGTCGGTCTGCCCTCAGCCACCTCCTGCAGAATCCTCTCCATATCTCGTCGGAAGTTATCCTCTTCGATGCACTGGTCACATG GGGAAAGTGCCAGCCCAACTCATCAAGTCTGCGGGAGGAGATCAAGGATTTCCTTTCTAAAGTCAGGTTCTTGGTGATGACTACCGACGAATTCGTGGAACACGTGATGCCCACCGGCGTCCTAACGCTGGAGGAGATGAGTGACATCCTGATGAACATCAAGCTGCTGACCAACATCCCCTTGCCATCTCTGTGCAGCAGCATCAGGGAGAAACGGAAGCTCTTCGTGGAGAGCCTCATGAGGACCCTCACCCTGACCACCCATCACCGCTTCCCCAAACAGAAGAGAGGAGGCTCTGGGTCCCGTCAGAGTATCTTGGTCCACAGCTCCCACGAACAGATCCTTCTGATGAACTTCAAGACGAACGTCAACATCCAGCTGGGAAGGCTAACTTGCAAGGTTCTCAACCCGACCTCTGGCGGTTGTCTGGTCGCCGTCAAAAACGCTGACGGCGAGGTCATTGACAGTGCCACATCCGACGGCCGCAAGTACGAGGTGCATTTCGACACCCCAATAACGATTGAAGCCAACATCCCCCACAGCGTCACGGTGTGCATGGAGGGTCACTGGCCCAGAGGAGAACTCGGAGAATTCAAAGCCGACGACGACGACGTCGAGGTGGAAGGGAACATCGCCTACACTGAAGGGAGATCTGGCACAGTTCTTCTTCATTATTGGTCTTTCAATTGA
- the LOC135201810 gene encoding BTB/POZ domain-containing protein 6-B-like isoform X1, with amino-acid sequence MMQNQLIITEDDEMTNEVKKHGKNTKAGGLAWQNVLANPSQRLGALHKNSRLADLTVCFPGHDLPSIKAHRLVLAMSSPVFEAMLFGPLAEGPELYLHEDPPEAFEWLLEYIYKGQTQLPGVRQAVQIYQLASKYQMEPLIKLCSDHLRASLTASNLPEMYDTAVLLEDNQLLERCTEVVNRSPRSVLTSSSFGRLSRSALSHLLQNPLHISSEVILFDALVTWGKCQPNSSSLREEIKDFLSKVRFLVMTTDEFVEHVMPTGVLTLEEMSDILMNIKLLTNIPLPSLCSSIREKRKLFVESLMRTLTLTTHHRFPKQKRGGSGSRQSILVHSSHEQILLMNFKTNVNIQLGRLTCKVLNPTSGGCLVAVKNADGEVIDSATSDGRKYEVHFDTPITIEANIPHSVTVCMEGHWPRGELGEFKADDDDVEVEGNIAYTEGRSGTVLLHYWSFN; translated from the exons AGGACGATGAGATGACCAATGAAGTAAAGAAGCATGGCAAGAATACCAAAGCCGGGGGGCTGGCTTGGCAGAACGTCCTGGCCAACCCCAGCCAGCGTCTGGGAGCCCTGCACAAGAACTCCAGATTAGCTGACCTCACCGTCTGTTTTCCTGGCCATGATTTGCCTTCCATTAAG GCCCACCGGCTCGTCTTGGCCATGAGCTCGCCCGTCTTCGAGGCGATGCTTTTTGGCCCCCTAGCTGAAGGACCAGAGCTGTACCTTCACGAAGATCCCCCGGAGGCGTTCGAGTGGCTCCTTGAGTACATTTACAAGGGGCAAACTCAGCTCCCTGGCGTCAGGCAGGCGGTGCAGATATACCAGCTGGCTAGCAAGTACCAGATGGAACCTCTGATCAAGCTGTGCTCTGAC CACCTGCGAGCTTCGCTGACAGCCTCCAACCTCCCCGAAATGTACGACACAGCTGTTTTGCTCGAGGACAACCAGCTTCTCGAACGATGCACAGAG GTGGTCAACCGTTCCCCGAGATCGGTGCTGACCTCTTCAAGCTTCGGTCGTCTGAGTCGGTCTGCCCTCAGCCACCTCCTGCAGAATCCTCTCCATATCTCGTCGGAAGTTATCCTCTTCGATGCACTGGTCACATG GGGAAAGTGCCAGCCCAACTCATCAAGTCTGCGGGAGGAGATCAAGGATTTCCTTTCTAAAGTCAGGTTCTTGGTGATGACTACCGACGAATTCGTGGAACACGTGATGCCCACCGGCGTCCTAACGCTGGAGGAGATGAGTGACATCCTGATGAACATCAAGCTGCTGACCAACATCCCCTTGCCATCTCTGTGCAGCAGCATCAGGGAGAAACGGAAGCTCTTCGTGGAGAGCCTCATGAGGACCCTCACCCTGACCACCCATCACCGCTTCCCCAAACAGAAGAGAGGAGGCTCTGGGTCCCGTCAGAGTATCTTGGTCCACAGCTCCCACGAACAGATCCTTCTGATGAACTTCAAGACGAACGTCAACATCCAGCTGGGAAGGCTAACTTGCAAGGTTCTCAACCCGACCTCTGGCGGTTGTCTGGTCGCCGTCAAAAACGCTGACGGCGAGGTCATTGACAGTGCCACATCCGACGGCCGCAAGTACGAGGTGCATTTCGACACCCCAATAACGATTGAAGCCAACATCCCCCACAGCGTCACGGTGTGCATGGAGGGTCACTGGCCCAGAGGAGAACTCGGAGAATTCAAAGCCGACGACGACGACGTCGAGGTGGAAGGGAACATCGCCTACACTGAAGGGAGATCTGGCACAGTTCTTCTTCATTATTGGTCTTTCAATTGA